Within Gambusia affinis linkage group LG01, SWU_Gaff_1.0, whole genome shotgun sequence, the genomic segment aaatacttgTTTACTCTACTCTAAGTCATTTCTTGAAGTTACTCTTTACttgtacttgagtaaaatatatattagtgCTACTCTTGAGCAAATATCTATTCCAAGTCCTAATGGATTTGGatgacatttgaaaacatttagatttacagttttctgcagcgcgtcatgttttgattgtttgagcacatttgtaccttataaaatatattaatgctGGAAATATTACACAAAAGGTGAGTgcaacaatcaaaataaaaagggaaaaaaatctcaaacaaGGTTTACAACAACATATGAATTTAATTTCGCTGCATAGCAACAATTTGCTGCCATTTGACAAGAATTTTCTGCAATAAAGTCAGCtttatttggatgtttaaaacacaaatgtaacaTGACTGAATATAAGGGCATCAAAACTGGTGTGATCAGATGGTATTGTCCAAAAATACGTTATCCCCACAAACTGAACCATAAGCACGGCTCCTCAGTTACATTGAGCAGTAGGGCAGAAATCGTGATTTCAGATTGACGATCCTGTTCAAAATTCCTTCTGAAGAtctaaagaaagaagaaaacataaaaacaaatcaagaatAAAGTTCTTAAAAATGTGCATCACCTTTGTTTAACTCACCACTCTGTTGGAGAAGCTTTCCTTTCCATGAATCAACCATTCCAGCCAGAAACTCATCAAAGTACTTCACATACTTTGCCAAACTGGTTCGCTTGTAATCTGTAAGGAGACAATAGACGAAATCTACTTCAATTACAGCATCGAACCAGACAGAAGATCTGAGCAGTTAGGCCAATTTAATACTACAAAGAGGACACATTTTGTGACAACTtcatacaaaatgtatttatgatttatttcgTCCCCCTTTGTCACCTCTGATTTTCCTCTTCTCTGTTGAGTCTTGTTCGTTTTCCTTCCCCTTCGTGACCTCTGACTTTGCTTCGTCCTCATCTGCCTTGGGTCGATCCAGCTCCTCACAGatcagactgaaaaataaaccaatcaaTAAAAGTTACACGTACAGTACATCAAAACAATTCCATTACTCACCTGATTGTGGGCACAGCAAAAGGATCAAACTTGTCCACGTCTTTTAGATCTATGGGAACAGAGATGCGCCCTGGACAAGCGAAGAGgtgaaattagaaaaacatttcctggtGAAAACAGTTAGTGAGAGTTCATGCTCACCTGTTTTGGGATGAACACTGAAAGGGCTTTTCAGTAAATGGTTCACGCCTTTGCTGACGTTGACGTCCAGTCGAGGGTAGCAGTACTGCAGCATGATCTCCTTTTCAAAGTACTGCCGCTTTTTGGCAGTGGACTGGAGGAGGAACGATTATCAGTCAAAAccaatttacaaacaaaataaataaaaataaaataaaatcattatgaAGAAAGTCTAAATCCAGAGCAGCTGGAACGTTTtgtaaagtacaaaataaaatatgtttaatgatGTTGAAGCCCTTCTTTAGCATACTGGGATTAGCATAGCATCCTTACAACCTGGTCAATCGTATTAATTCCCCACTTTTAATGCCAAAGTATCTCTGATTCACGGAGACATGGATGCCACTGGACCCCTGAATGTCTATGGTATCGGGATCTTACTACTGACTCCTTTAACTAGCAAGATAATGCCTGGATGGCTCCAACTCATATAGTGTTATTCAAGAGGTTGTAACCTTCACATTCGTAACAGACATCTCGTCACAGTAAGGTTAATTTGAAGGGTGTAAAAGACAGATATTTACTTAGTACCTAAAAtcaacatatatattttttaaatgaatcaaattaacagattttcaatattttttgggAAAAGACTTTGTATAAGACAACCATAACAACCAACCCGCTTCTTTTCAGCTTGGACTTCAATATGACGCCAGCGTCTCTCTGGGTTTCTCTCCTCCTGAAATATCTCCTGTAATTCTTTTTTAACATGTGACCAATTATGTTAAGGTCAAATTgttatcacattttttttttctaatttcaagATACCTgactaataaatgtttaatgatTTACCATGGGCATCATTGGAAAATTATGGTAACAGAAACGTAAAATTAATGTGCGGCCATATGcatattaaaaatggaaaggaTATCTTCTGGTACGAGAGCCAGGACTTTCTCTTCAGACTCCTTGCGTCCCAATATGTTCTGATCCTGTAGCGCGTATCGTGGAAAGTAGCGCTTCACCTCTGTTAAAGAATCTCTGTTAAGATTGCAAATGCAAATTGTTAAACACATAAAGCCACATAAccaaataataatcaaaaacaagACAGTCACTTTAGAGACAAATGTCAAATCCCTTTACCTGATGAAAGGATGAATTGGATCTGTCAGCACCACTTTCTTCACTGTCTCTTCACCACCCTGTGAAACacaaattaaagtcaaaatggaCTTCTTGTCGCTACAGTCTTGATATTGGATAAGAACAGTAATCATTTTAGAAAGCTTCATGATTATCCTAGAAGTCATGTTTCTAACTAGGGATGGGACCCAATTGTGGAAGTTGTAGTaatccaaaatgtgtttttatctaattcaaacaaaaatgcataCTTGAAAAACAACTGATAAATGGCACACACATTTCCTTGAATGAGATGTGTGCAAAATGGATGGTTTTACACAGTTTTCATGTcaatttgtttaacttttaagacaaaaacattctAAGTTATCcatctttttttaaccagttcAAAACGTatggatgtaaaaaaacaacttcattaTGTCTCTAAAGGGGTCAGACTTTAAACACGGAACCTGGAGAAACCACAGAAAGCAACAACAGGCAAACAGATTTAATTATAGATGCATGGGTTGAAATGGATGGAAAGAATAATGGATCAATTAAAGATTAAACACAATAATGGACAAATTGATCGACCAACAAACGGGTAGACAGATGCATACAGacggattgatggatggatttcaGAAAAGTCAACGTTTAGATAACCAAATCCTTTTACTCAGAGAATGAAgtcttgaaatataaatattgttccataatctatttttttatatttattcacaccttaaaatccaattttaacatttttgcaaatgaatCTTGTAAAGTGGACATTCGAAGTGTTGACATCCTCAAGCCTTACTTAAAGATTCCTACCTTGTTTATGTCTTATACATACTGCCTTTTATCAATTTTAGGTGGTTTCTTATGTATTCAATGTGATTTTCCACTTCAATGAGAAGTGAAACTGTTTTACCTTAACCAGGCTGAGATATTCTGCCACAGCGGACCGAGCGGCTGAAGAGAGTTTCCGGGCAGCTTCGTCACACACCCAGCAATGAACTCCTCTTCTGCCTGAATACACCCACAGCAAGTGGTGGAAACCAAAGTcctctgcagaaagaaaaaaactaaataaactcaAGTGATTgtgaagaaaatcaataaaagaaaacctcttaaaataaatcagcagcaTACGGCGAAGAGCTTTGTCCAAAATATGGATGGCGATGGTCATCAGTGTCCAGCACTTGGAGCAAATATCTGCTGCACTGaaatcaagtttttaaaatgttattgataGAGAGTATATTTTTGAACATGTGCAAACAGagatccttaaaaaaaaaaaaaaaaagtcaaataatttgttttaccTGCAGCAGCTTCGAACATCATCGTAATCCGTCATATCGATATCAAACACCAGCTCCTTCTCCAGAGCCTGGAAGCTGCCTGACTTCACTGTGTTGTGTTGATTAGGCTGCAGACGACAAACAGGAACGCTAACTTATCTTTAAACATGTTCAACAACACATGATCCAGAGAGGCACGCAACAGACTGCAAAGGTTTACCCTGTGACTGTACACCGCTCCGATGTCGATCTTGTACGGGttcattttctgcatttccttCTCCATCTCGCTCTGTGAGCTGAACGACTGGTAGCGCACGTAGATGTCGTCTTTGAGCGTGAAGGAGAATTCCCGGTTCTGGAAGTAGTTCTTCTGCACTGAGGATGCAGAAAACGTAAGAGTCAGGGAAAGgaggcaaacaaaacaaacgacATATTTCAACAGGGGTCTAGATAAAATTGACTCGATTGctacaaaacacatttgtgcAATTGCTTTGAATCTCCTCTAGTCTCgtaacgattaatcagattaattattattaattgtttattCAAATAGTCGTCAATTAACTTACTAACTGATTAATCACACAGGTGAATACAGAGtacaaaaatagttttctgaaagagcaagccaaaactattcaaaaaataaatacattttgcatttcagatgaaaaaccttctttgtctctaaatacatttaaatatttggcttATTCCTGTTTCTCTTGTAATCTACATTGatctcttctctctctgtgtaCTTTTTGTTCATCTACAGGATGGACACtcctttggtttgttgtgacaaagaaaaagttgagaaaagcaaaaaaaaaaattgcctatgctatttatttttaaaacaacctaaatgagtcttaaaaacaaatcccaaaTAATCTCTTATTTAAACCTCATGAGCCGAATAGGctttatgttaaaaatgtaacaatgttatttacaaatatcagttttaagtttttatgccAGTGTCAAGTAAAATCACAAGTAATTTGTTAcatataaattcaaaaatgttataAGGTCAAACTTTTTAAGCTTAAAATCtaccagatttaaaaaaaaatgttgattatgGTATTGAGCACCTCAATAGGGAACAGAGGAAcacattttctgcagaaatcaCATCCAGCTAGATCATCCACACATCATCCGGGTTCCTCCAGCTTCCTAACCCGGGTCTCTGCTCTCTTCCCCGGGTTTCTGCTCTCTTCCCCGGCCTGTTTGAGGACACTTACCTCCCCCGTAGTTCAGCCAGCGGTAATACTGAGCGAAGGGAAACAGGCGGCGATAGTAGAGCGGCAATAAGTCCGGCAAACACGCCGGATCGTAGTCTGAGGACGGCATTTTATCAGAAGTCTGAAGTTTACTTTAAATATAACCCTTCTAACTCTTACTGGCGATAGTTCAGCTTAATGAGAACAGCGCGGGAAACgtctgaaacagaagaagacCAATAACGTAAGGTCTGGACAAAGACGTCACCGGAACAAGGAAATGTGCTAATTTATAACCTCTTTCTCCAAATATATACTATAGCTATGTTGATATTTATCATTTCTATCAACtttaaaactaacagaaatCTTAAGACATCTTAGAAATCTTGGGTGGCTAAAATTTTGGTtacaaaccagaaccagaaataGCTGCTGGTGATGTCATGACGTTGAcatgaagggttttttttcaacTCGGCCGACAACTACCGGGTGCGCTCCATTTGCTTTCTCGGCACAGCCGCCAGCTGCTTGGCGGTGCACTGACAAGACCATTTTTCGTGTGGCCATGGCGCGCATCAGTGTATAAATGGTGCAGATTTCAACAAAAGGCGGCCGTGATGCACAAAAAGAGAATATCACATTTAAAAGTGCAGGTTGTATACGTCAAGTTTCCTTCCTGACCCTGAAGATAGACACCAGTCCCTCTTCTCACCCTGTAAGGATAGGAgggcagtgacgtgcggtcaggggaggcaggtgaggcagtgcctcaccagccatcatggaaagaaagaaaatatataatcataaagtaatttaaattgttatattcatccggtggtttgtactaaaaaatatttatttttcatgtagcttcaccaatttcgatttttatttgttcaaaatcgctgaattttcttattttcccattcaaatgcttggaagcgatgccggtgaggcagcagcgagctctgcctcaccttggattgcgcaacccctggctctgcgctggctgctaagcggagagagcatgttgctgtacggcgtcaataaaatggtttaaacaaatttaatatgtgaacttatttccaataatttagcttatgtatataatgtacagtgcttttgtcaccaactgtgtttgtgtaacgtgtttcgtgtaatgagcgattataaacggcagagaacaggttcgaggtgaggcaggcagttctcttgcctcatggcagggggcgctcaagatcccagacgttcgtcttgttcactcctcaactgccgagtaagtgacagcgagctaggctaaacgattcgggaagcaagtcaagtgcagcggtagattataatagagatagtgatttttttccctctcgcttatcccgacttttgacatttattttgttttgttttttaaggaaatgtgtgttttgtgagctacagtctgtatgtgtaaggatgcagaagtgaaacataacctgtaaactgctgtcaatctatgcatctatttgcaaatctgattctgatgacgtcagtgcctcaccagctatgaacctcaccgcacgtcactgtagGAGGGTACAGGACAATGGACAAAACAATCTCTCAAAATGAGCTACTTTTAATAATATAGTACCATGCATTTAACACACTTGAAGTCTTAAATTTTTATAGCTGTAAATAGCTTAATTAGGCTGTAGACATTTGTAATCCTGAATATATCATACCCAACCGTATTTTCAATCCAACGAGAGTTTGTTCTTCCACATTTATCCTAAACATGCATTTAATTAGGTCTCCTTGTCTGAAAACTggcttcttttttcctctctgtacAAATGTCTTCTTTGCAATACATTTCTATCCCTTGTGGAAATAAATCACTGCCTCAGTTAGGAAACACATTGTAATATAAAGATTTCTTGTCATGCTCTCCAGTTCAGTTTAAAGAATTGAACTTagtatcaacatttttaaagaacttaaAAATTACGTGTTAATCCagtaaaagaataatttctgatgGAACAAAATtcacttaaatttaaaaatatatatttatgcagCACAAGATGtaggaaaatttattttctgttgaatatttctttataaaaatgcttcttGGAAATACATGTGGTTGGGAGGGTGTAAAGCTTGTTTATTTGccacattttaaaaggaaaatgtgtttgttggcAGAGATGTGGGTTGTCATCAgaatatttctcttcttttctgcaCTTTGTGCTCTACACCTTCAGATGGCAGTGAAGctttacagcaacattttaaatattgctaCACTGAACCACATTGGATGTTAACGTGTTCCTGTCCTGCTAGAACTAATGCACCAATCTGCTGCATTCATGTGTGTTTTCGTCTTGTTCAAAAAGAATAtggagctgcagaaaaacagcactACAGAAATCCAAGGATCTGCTGAAGGTGTTTGTAGTTTAAATTTGAGACAatcactgattttcttttttttttattatgacagAACATGGCACCACCCTTCCCCCATTTTTTGCCCTGACAGCTCATAGCTTCACATTGTTATGTCTTCTCCactgtttgtattttctaaacCGAAGCGATGCTCTTCAGTGTGAAGGCTGAGAGCTGTGCAGTGGTGAGAGCTCTTGCTGGTTATTGTAGTTGTAATATTTAACAGCCACACCTTTTCTTTGTGCTGTTGCACATTAAATATGAACCTCtgtgatttaatttattctgttttattctctttttgcCTTTGACTgttgcaaatgaaaataaaaaacaaattgagtAACACAGCATTACTAGTGGTTACTGTGAACTGGATgctattttaattattcagtGAAAACTTGAGTACATGTAATTACAAAGTGAGTGTTTAAGGGAAAATGTATTGGTGTCAGTTGTTTCTGCACAGCAAAACACTGTttcatttttgccttttaatgtacagtgctttctCCCCTTACAGGTTTGTTCTGGTTTTCctttattgtctcaaaaacaatttctaaatgAGGATCTACTAAAGGTAGAAAAGCAATTCAAACTGTCTGTATGTacaaaaatgattgtttctgctttataaatcataaatatCTGTGATTAACCCCAGCTTTTGGAAGCTGAAGCTGAGTTCAGTTTTACAAGCCACATCCAGGACTAATTAATGACTGACTTGAAGAACCAAGAAATAATTTGAGCacaacctgtctgacaacataaaacatgctagaagatattaaaacataatgtaAAAGTATATCTCAAATTTgccaaaaacatcttaaaaatcaCCTAAGGAATATTCTGTTGACGGAGGAGAAGAATGAGATATTTTTATCTTGTCACATATAGTGTAAAGATTACACAGCATTTCAAATAAAGAACATTGCcatagtgaaacatggtggtggcagagtGATAATGTGGGTCTTCTTTGCTGCGTCAAGAACTAGACAACTCTCCAGAATGAATGGAACCAAAACTTTGTGCTTTGTGAAGGAGAATAGACATGGCAAGGAGCATTTGCCCTCAGTTTATGACTTTAAGCTTAAGCACACTTGACAGATGCAATTGGGCAATCAAGgatttggagtggcctagtcaaactcCAGACTTAAATCTAAAGAGAGTGCTGTGGTGTTACCTTAAAAAGCTTAGAAAAGCTTTATAGAAACCCATCACTGTGGCTGAATCAAAGCAAGTCTACAAGGAAGAAGGGCACAAAATGTGTGCAATAATTTAAGTGTTATTGAACATTATAGCaaacactggaggaaaaaaatagaaataaaaacacacttaatGGAAGCTGTTGTCACCCATGATGGCACAACCAGCCAGTACGTCTAATAGGGAGTTACTTTGTCACATGGTGTCACATTGAATTGgaaaacttttttacttttaacataattatgacttgaaaacaaaatgttgtattttctcAAATTGTCTCATaatttgttcatccatccatccattttctgttcaccct encodes:
- the prim1 gene encoding DNA primase small subunit isoform X2, with protein sequence MLQRKVQKNYFQNREFSFTLKDDIYVRYQSFSSQSEMEKEMQKMNPYKIDIGAVYSHRPNQHNTVKSGSFQALEKELVFDIDMTDYDDVRSCCSAADICSKCWTLMTIAIHILDKALRQDFGFHHLLWVYSGRRGVHCWVCDEAARKLSSAARSAVAEYLSLVKGGEETVKKVVLTDPIHPFIRDSLTEVKRYFPRYALQDQNILGRKESEEKVLALVPEDVKKELQEIFQEERNPERRWRHIEVQAEKKRSTAKKRQYFEKEIMLQYCYPRLDVNVSKGVNHLLKSPFSVHPKTGRISVPIDLKDVDKFDPFAVPTISLICEELDRPKADEDEAKSEVTKGKENEQDSTEKRKIRDYKRTSLAKYVKYFDEFLAGMVDSWKGKLLQQSDLQKEF
- the prim1 gene encoding DNA primase small subunit isoform X1, coding for MPSSDYDPACLPDLLPLYYRRLFPFAQYYRWLNYGGVQKNYFQNREFSFTLKDDIYVRYQSFSSQSEMEKEMQKMNPYKIDIGAVYSHRPNQHNTVKSGSFQALEKELVFDIDMTDYDDVRSCCSAADICSKCWTLMTIAIHILDKALRQDFGFHHLLWVYSGRRGVHCWVCDEAARKLSSAARSAVAEYLSLVKGGEETVKKVVLTDPIHPFIRDSLTEVKRYFPRYALQDQNILGRKESEEKVLALVPEDVKKELQEIFQEERNPERRWRHIEVQAEKKRSTAKKRQYFEKEIMLQYCYPRLDVNVSKGVNHLLKSPFSVHPKTGRISVPIDLKDVDKFDPFAVPTISLICEELDRPKADEDEAKSEVTKGKENEQDSTEKRKIRDYKRTSLAKYVKYFDEFLAGMVDSWKGKLLQQSDLQKEF